One Polynucleobacter sp. MG-5-Ahmo-C2 genomic window carries:
- a CDS encoding alpha/beta hydrolase, whose product MNSRTKVIHIEGIVGAIEMSIDLPDELKSDPFFPIRGLALVAHPHPLMGGTMDNKVAATMARAFNQLGYVSVRPNFRGVGGTAGVHDDGVGELEDLLQVTDWMRTPSSWSQFEATANQAWVPSLNNLPLVVSGFSFGSFVGSHLVQRLIDVDRPAERLVMVGSAAGKWTLAPVPADTILIHGELDETIPLIDVLDWARPQELTVQVVPGADHFFHRRLHCIRNIITGAWLGMPDHRK is encoded by the coding sequence AGTAATTCATATTGAAGGCATTGTTGGCGCAATAGAAATGTCTATCGATCTGCCAGATGAATTAAAAAGCGACCCTTTCTTTCCAATCCGTGGTTTAGCATTAGTTGCCCATCCTCATCCATTGATGGGTGGCACCATGGATAACAAAGTGGCGGCGACAATGGCACGTGCTTTTAATCAATTGGGTTATGTGAGCGTACGTCCCAATTTTCGTGGGGTGGGTGGCACTGCTGGCGTGCATGATGATGGCGTTGGCGAGTTAGAAGATCTCTTGCAGGTCACTGATTGGATGCGCACCCCATCAAGCTGGTCACAATTTGAAGCGACGGCTAATCAGGCATGGGTTCCAAGCTTAAATAATTTGCCGCTAGTAGTTTCAGGGTTTTCGTTTGGTAGCTTTGTTGGTAGCCACTTGGTGCAAAGGCTTATTGATGTAGACCGGCCTGCAGAGCGTTTGGTGATGGTGGGTAGCGCTGCAGGTAAGTGGACTTTAGCCCCAGTGCCCGCAGATACGATTCTGATTCATGGTGAGTTAGATGAAACCATTCCATTGATCGATGTTTTAGATTGGGCGCGACCGCAAGAGCTCACCGTGCAAGTGGTACCTGGCGCTGATCACTTCTTCCATCGCAGATTGCACTGCATACGCAACATCATCACTGGTGCTTGGTTGGGCATGCCAGATCATCGCAAATAA
- a CDS encoding accessory factor UbiK family protein, with amino-acid sequence MQKPGEILEQIQRIASDMQSKVGDAIRNSPAQEIEKNVRAMMNQGFQKMDLVTREEFELQTKVLAKTREKLEALEAKVAALEKNS; translated from the coding sequence ATGCAAAAACCCGGCGAAATCCTCGAACAAATTCAACGCATTGCTAGCGACATGCAAAGCAAAGTGGGTGATGCTATTCGGAATTCTCCAGCGCAAGAGATTGAAAAAAATGTGCGCGCAATGATGAATCAAGGTTTTCAGAAAATGGATTTGGTGACTCGCGAAGAGTTTGAGTTACAAACTAAAGTGCTAGCTAAGACTAGAGAAAAATTAGAGGCACTCGAAGCTAAAGTTGCAGCTTTAGAAAAAAATTCTTAA
- the lipA gene encoding lipoyl synthase has protein sequence MTTNKTDTKTTIESRQDLNYDATRKQKSSEKTARIPIKIIPLTEVLKKPDWIRVKAASGNSRFNEIKKILRENELVTVCEEASCPNIGECFGKGTATFMIMGDKCTRRCPFCDVGHGRPDPLDQKEPANLARTIAALKLNYVVITSVDRDDLRDGGAMHYVDCISQSRDLSPNTRIEVLVPDFRGRLDKALDIFAEHAPNGLPDVMNHNLETVPRLYKEARPGADYLHSLKLLKDFKERFPHIPTKSGLMVGLGETDEEILEVMRDMREHNIDMLTIGQYLAPSGHHLPVRRYVHPDVFKMFEEEAYAMGFSHAAVGAMVRSSYHADQQAHGAGVV, from the coding sequence ATGACTACAAATAAGACCGATACCAAGACGACTATTGAGTCTCGTCAAGACCTCAATTACGACGCTACCCGTAAGCAAAAGTCGAGCGAGAAAACTGCGCGCATTCCAATCAAGATCATTCCTTTGACAGAGGTCTTAAAAAAACCGGATTGGATTCGGGTAAAAGCGGCGTCTGGCAATTCTCGATTTAACGAGATTAAAAAGATTCTTCGCGAGAATGAGTTGGTTACTGTTTGCGAAGAAGCAAGCTGCCCCAATATTGGTGAGTGCTTCGGTAAAGGTACTGCCACCTTCATGATCATGGGTGATAAGTGCACTCGTCGTTGTCCATTTTGTGACGTGGGTCACGGTAGGCCAGATCCATTGGATCAAAAAGAGCCCGCTAACTTGGCACGCACTATCGCGGCTTTGAAACTGAATTACGTAGTGATCACTAGTGTGGATCGTGATGATTTGCGCGACGGCGGTGCAATGCATTATGTCGATTGTATTTCTCAATCACGCGACCTCTCGCCTAACACTCGCATTGAAGTGCTTGTTCCAGACTTCCGTGGTCGCCTTGATAAAGCACTCGATATTTTTGCTGAGCATGCGCCTAATGGTTTGCCAGATGTGATGAACCATAATTTAGAAACTGTTCCACGCCTGTATAAGGAAGCGAGACCAGGTGCAGATTATTTACACTCCCTAAAGTTATTGAAAGATTTCAAAGAACGCTTTCCCCATATTCCGACAAAGAGTGGTTTGATGGTGGGTCTTGGTGAAACCGATGAAGAAATTCTAGAAGTCATGCGCGATATGCGTGAGCACAATATCGATATGCTCACGATTGGTCAGTATCTTGCACCATCAGGTCATCACCTCCCAGTGCGCCGCTACGTTCATCCTGATGTTTTCAAGATGTTTGAAGAAGAGGCCTATGCCATGGGTTTCTCCCATGCAGCGGTAGGTGCAATGGTGCGTTCTAGCTACCATGCTGACCAGCAAGCTCACGGAGCAGGAGTTGTTTAG
- the lipB gene encoding lipoyl(octanoyl) transferase LipB produces the protein MSALVKRLGLADYASTYEAMKAFTKERNSSTPDEIWVLEHPPVFTLGLAGDAKNLHSPSNQIPLVQVDRGGEVTYHGPGQIVVYLLLDLKRLGIFVKELVSRIEQAVIDTLADFGVASERHPGAPGIYVSEQSRVPAEWIGAKVAALGLKVSKSCSYHGLALNVATDLEAFSRIHPCGYEGLKTVNMQTLGIKDNIDTISQKLLEHLQKQLMSHDYK, from the coding sequence ATGTCTGCTTTAGTAAAACGCCTTGGTTTAGCTGATTACGCATCAACATATGAGGCGATGAAAGCATTTACTAAAGAGCGCAATAGCTCAACACCTGATGAAATTTGGGTTCTGGAGCACCCCCCGGTATTTACTTTGGGGCTTGCTGGTGATGCGAAGAATTTGCATTCACCTAGTAATCAGATTCCGCTTGTGCAGGTTGATCGTGGCGGTGAGGTTACGTATCACGGCCCTGGTCAGATCGTTGTTTACCTCTTACTTGACCTGAAACGCCTAGGCATCTTCGTAAAAGAATTGGTTTCTCGTATTGAGCAAGCGGTAATTGATACCTTGGCAGATTTTGGGGTTGCCTCAGAACGGCATCCAGGCGCTCCTGGTATTTACGTTTCAGAGCAGTCCAGGGTGCCAGCAGAGTGGATTGGGGCTAAGGTGGCCGCCTTGGGCCTCAAGGTCTCTAAAAGCTGCTCATATCATGGTCTAGCCCTTAATGTGGCCACTGATCTCGAGGCTTTTAGCCGTATCCACCCCTGTGGCTATGAGGGCTTAAAGACAGTGAATATGCAAACCCTTGGGATCAAGGACAATATAGACACTATTAGCCAAAAGCTTTTGGAGCATTTACAAAAGCAACTGATGTCACATGACTACAAATAA
- a CDS encoding DUF493 family protein, with amino-acid sequence MAEEKSLIEYPSEFPIKVMGKANPEYLPAIIHIAKQFDPTFDETKVEQRPSKDGNYLGITLPITATSREQLDELYRTLSTHPLVSIVL; translated from the coding sequence ATGGCCGAAGAAAAGTCACTCATTGAATATCCTTCTGAATTTCCAATTAAGGTAATGGGCAAAGCCAATCCAGAGTATTTACCAGCAATCATTCATATTGCAAAACAATTTGACCCAACATTTGATGAGACTAAAGTTGAGCAACGACCCTCTAAGGATGGTAATTACTTAGGCATTACCTTGCCCATTACTGCTACAAGTCGTGAGCAGCTAGATGAGTTATATAGAACTTTGTCTACACATCCATTAGTTAGCATTGTTCTGTAA
- a CDS encoding TorF family putative porin — protein sequence MKTLHKTAISAAAVALLSGVATTAAFAEEAAAPEVSPITANVTVASNYIYRGLTQTNNKPAIQGGFDYAHESGFYVGNWNSSISWISDSYGANGYGNKQTTPGASVTGPIEMDFYAGFKKELIAEGFATDVGVLQYYYPTSGLPNYTYAGNATTLSNAGAVSSRQFLGYNPSTTEIYAAQNFTAGPVTGFLKVSYAATNLFGIYNSAGSMYPDLTANYDTGFYGITLNAHAGYQYVPNNITQAAATATTSSPAGTYNLSYADWKLGLTKDFGGGLSGSAYYTGTTAQKVSNVYVYATPLNGNQGRGNAVVSLTKTF from the coding sequence ATGAAAACTTTGCACAAGACAGCAATCTCTGCGGCAGCAGTAGCGTTGTTATCAGGTGTAGCAACGACAGCAGCTTTTGCTGAAGAGGCTGCAGCCCCAGAAGTGAGCCCAATTACAGCAAACGTAACTGTTGCAAGTAACTACATCTATCGTGGTTTGACACAAACCAATAACAAACCAGCAATTCAAGGCGGCTTTGACTACGCGCATGAGAGCGGTTTCTATGTGGGCAACTGGAACTCATCTATTTCCTGGATTAGTGACAGCTACGGTGCAAATGGTTACGGCAACAAGCAAACTACACCAGGTGCTTCAGTGACTGGTCCAATTGAGATGGACTTCTACGCTGGTTTCAAAAAGGAACTGATTGCTGAAGGTTTTGCTACTGACGTTGGTGTTTTGCAGTACTACTACCCAACCTCCGGCCTGCCTAACTATACATATGCTGGCAATGCGACCACTTTAAGTAATGCTGGTGCAGTCTCGTCCCGTCAGTTTTTGGGCTACAACCCAAGCACAACTGAAATCTATGCTGCGCAGAATTTTACTGCTGGCCCTGTAACAGGCTTCTTGAAGGTTTCATATGCAGCTACCAATTTATTTGGAATCTATAACAGTGCTGGTTCAATGTACCCAGACTTGACTGCAAACTACGACACTGGTTTTTACGGCATCACTTTGAATGCCCATGCTGGTTACCAATACGTTCCCAATAACATTACTCAAGCTGCTGCGACTGCAACTACGTCTAGCCCAGCTGGCACCTATAACCTCAGCTACGCTGATTGGAAGTTGGGCTTGACTAAAGACTTTGGCGGTGGTTTGTCCGGTTCTGCTTATTACACTGGCACTACTGCACAAAAGGTTAGCAACGTTTATGTATACGCTACGCCGCTTAACGGTAACCAAGGTCGTGGTAACGCAGTTGTATCTTTGACAAAAACTTTCTAA